Proteins encoded together in one Chitinophaga sp. LS1 window:
- a CDS encoding glycoside hydrolase domain-containing protein — protein sequence MKRLVIYFLSLLPLAAAGQQSSQVNVFLGSSGDHGQMSPAASYPFSMLSIGPETYPSTHTGYEYLAKEFLGFTHNRMEGVGCQGCGGNLLVRPFLGDAPAKADLIKAAEKASPGYYAVAFKNGIGASFTVYKNAGLHQYQFPTGKKGLFIDLGFAHVGRFVAEQHTINGNAVSGWIESRTTCSAGVYRIYYYLETEQRVTWDSTGNHQLIARVGNDTKLLNVRVALSAVGESYAKASINNGDFETLKAASDKDWNAMLGHIKVKGDAAREKLFYSLFYRSIQSPYIVSEPDGSYAATDGTLQKTTSKIYNGWAIWDNYRAQLPLLSIAFPGEYQDMMTSIAGLYAHGKKDMATLHEPSITVRTEHAEVVLLDAYRKGYKVDFKTIADSLEKEAANLDFAHPDKALESSYDLWAMSGIFNVLKNSLKATSYREQAANYKQYWTKDFQDLTRRDVDQMQARGLYQGTIWQYRWFVPFDIKGLIELCGGEANYIAQLDEFFGHDYYNHTNQPDLQAPFQYNMTTQPWKSQALVHKIAVDTMIQHYFNDNSRGIGSEIDVIYKNQPAAYARTMDDDAGTMSSWFVLVSAGIFPACIGEPVYYLNVPLFESVEWEWNGGKKFHVQVKNFGEKNVYIQQVLLNGKQIDRNWITQEEITKGGELTIVAGDKPNEKQGIANIYLTK from the coding sequence ATGAAAAGGCTTGTCATATATTTCTTAAGCCTCCTGCCGTTGGCGGCAGCAGGTCAGCAAAGCAGTCAGGTGAATGTATTCCTTGGCTCATCCGGAGACCACGGGCAAATGTCCCCCGCAGCATCCTATCCTTTTAGTATGCTTAGCATAGGTCCGGAAACCTATCCATCTACCCACACCGGGTATGAGTATCTCGCAAAAGAATTTCTGGGGTTTACCCACAACCGTATGGAGGGCGTAGGCTGTCAGGGTTGTGGTGGTAACCTGCTGGTGCGCCCTTTCCTGGGTGATGCTCCTGCAAAAGCAGACCTGATTAAGGCTGCGGAAAAAGCATCGCCTGGGTATTATGCTGTGGCATTCAAAAATGGTATCGGTGCCTCATTTACCGTTTATAAAAATGCCGGCTTGCATCAGTACCAGTTTCCGACAGGTAAAAAAGGGTTGTTCATTGATCTCGGTTTTGCCCACGTAGGCCGCTTTGTGGCTGAGCAGCATACCATCAATGGCAATGCTGTAAGTGGATGGATTGAATCCCGTACTACCTGTAGCGCAGGCGTCTATCGCATTTACTACTACCTGGAAACAGAACAGCGAGTAACCTGGGACTCTACCGGCAATCACCAGTTGATCGCACGCGTGGGTAACGACACAAAGTTGCTCAATGTACGTGTGGCGCTTTCGGCCGTAGGCGAATCTTATGCAAAGGCATCGATCAACAATGGAGACTTTGAAACCCTGAAAGCAGCCAGTGACAAAGACTGGAATGCCATGCTGGGACATATCAAAGTGAAAGGTGATGCTGCCCGTGAGAAACTCTTCTATTCTTTATTCTATCGTTCTATTCAATCTCCTTATATAGTATCAGAACCAGATGGCAGTTATGCAGCTACTGATGGTACTTTGCAGAAGACAACCAGCAAGATTTACAATGGCTGGGCAATCTGGGATAACTATCGTGCACAATTACCTTTGTTGTCTATCGCATTTCCAGGTGAGTACCAGGATATGATGACTTCTATTGCAGGCTTGTATGCACATGGTAAAAAAGATATGGCGACCCTGCATGAACCAAGCATCACGGTTCGTACCGAACATGCAGAAGTGGTGCTGCTGGATGCATATCGCAAAGGCTATAAAGTAGACTTTAAAACCATCGCTGATTCACTGGAAAAAGAAGCGGCGAATTTGGATTTTGCACATCCGGATAAAGCGCTGGAATCTTCTTATGATCTCTGGGCGATGTCAGGCATCTTCAATGTGTTGAAGAACTCCCTGAAAGCAACTTCCTATCGTGAGCAGGCTGCTAATTACAAACAATACTGGACGAAAGATTTTCAGGACCTGACCCGTCGCGATGTAGATCAGATGCAGGCGAGAGGTTTGTACCAGGGCACTATCTGGCAGTATCGCTGGTTTGTACCTTTTGATATCAAGGGATTGATTGAGTTATGTGGTGGCGAAGCAAATTACATTGCACAGCTGGATGAATTCTTTGGTCATGATTATTACAACCATACCAATCAGCCGGATCTGCAGGCCCCTTTCCAGTACAATATGACTACACAGCCATGGAAGTCACAGGCACTTGTACATAAGATTGCCGTGGATACTATGATCCAGCATTACTTCAATGATAATAGCAGAGGCATCGGATCTGAAATCGATGTGATTTACAAGAACCAGCCTGCGGCTTATGCAAGAACGATGGACGATGATGCAGGAACAATGTCCAGCTGGTTTGTACTGGTATCTGCAGGTATTTTCCCGGCTTGTATTGGTGAACCAGTGTATTACCTGAATGTGCCTTTGTTCGAATCAGTAGAGTGGGAATGGAATGGTGGAAAGAAATTCCATGTACAGGTAAAGAATTTTGGAGAGAAGAACGTGTACATCCAACAGGTGTTGCTAAATGGAAAGCAGATAGATCGAAACTGGATTACGCAGGAGGAGATCACAAAAGGAGGGGAGCTCACCATTGTAGCCGGTGATAAACCCAATGAGAAACAGGGAATCGCCAATATTTACCTCACGAAATAA
- a CDS encoding NAD(P)H-dependent glycerol-3-phosphate dehydrogenase, giving the protein MKAGIIGSGSWATAMAKILTDNGRQINWWIRSEETIRYMQQRHHNKHYLTSVYFDTNLIQLSNDLEAVVAASDVLVLAVPSAFLEEVLLQLPTDALQGKKVINAIKGLVPGANQLINEYLEDIFNLPLDQYFTITGPCHAEEVANEKLSYLTFSGLEEDAAQQMADLFTNSYLQTIVNKDVIGVQLAAVLKNIYALGAGIAHGLDYGDNFLSVYITNCFREMQQFLETYSQDHTEPVTEHNYNASAYLGDLLVTCYSLHSRNRTFGNMIGKGYSVKSAQLELNMIAEGYYASKCLKEMNEQVGAYMPVAQAVFSILWQHQNAAEAFLALEKGFI; this is encoded by the coding sequence ATGAAAGCAGGAATTATTGGTAGCGGCAGCTGGGCTACAGCCATGGCCAAAATATTAACGGACAATGGCAGACAGATCAACTGGTGGATCAGAAGTGAAGAGACGATCCGTTACATGCAGCAACGCCACCACAATAAACATTATCTCACATCTGTATACTTTGATACCAATCTGATACAGTTGAGCAATGACCTTGAAGCCGTAGTGGCGGCCAGCGATGTACTTGTACTGGCAGTACCTTCCGCCTTCCTGGAAGAAGTGCTTTTGCAATTACCGACGGATGCCCTGCAAGGGAAAAAGGTGATCAACGCTATCAAAGGTCTGGTGCCTGGCGCTAACCAACTCATCAACGAATACCTGGAAGATATCTTCAATCTTCCTTTAGATCAATACTTTACTATCACGGGTCCCTGCCATGCAGAAGAGGTTGCCAATGAAAAGCTTTCTTATCTTACCTTCTCTGGTCTGGAAGAAGATGCTGCTCAGCAAATGGCGGATCTTTTTACAAATAGTTATTTACAGACCATTGTCAACAAAGACGTGATTGGGGTACAATTGGCGGCTGTATTAAAGAATATCTATGCATTGGGTGCCGGTATTGCCCATGGCCTGGACTATGGAGACAACTTCCTCAGTGTATATATCACCAACTGCTTCAGAGAGATGCAGCAGTTCCTGGAAACTTATAGTCAGGACCATACAGAACCTGTAACAGAGCATAACTACAATGCCAGCGCCTACCTGGGCGATCTGTTGGTGACCTGCTATAGCCTCCATAGCCGTAATCGTACCTTTGGCAATATGATTGGTAAAGGATATAGCGTGAAGTCTGCACAGCTGGAGCTGAACATGATTGCCGAAGGGTACTATGCCAGTAAGTGTCTGAAAGAAATGAATGAGCAGGTGGGGGCCTATATGCCTGTGGCACAGGCGGTATTTTCCATATTATGGCAGCACCAGAATGCTGCGGAAGCATTTCTGGCGCTGGAAAAAGGTTTTATTTAG
- a CDS encoding DEAD/DEAH box helicase codes for MQNVYENILSALQIDALNEMQEASIKANQEADNVILLSDTGSGKTLGFLIPILESLDKTVSGTQALIVVPSRELALQIENVWKNMRTGVKITCCYGGHKRETEENNLQEAPALIVGTPGRLGDHIRRENIKPETIKMLVLDEFDKSLELGFVDELEFILTGLTGLKKRLLTSATDTVEIPEFVNMENPVTLDFLSGEPAPALAIQYLESPEKDKLDTLFELVCKLGNRSTIIFCNHRDAVERTNSLLKDKGLVSVFYHGAMEQHEREAALAKFRNGSSNLLVTTDLAARGLDIPNIRYIIHYHLPTTEAIFTHRNGRTARMDASGTAILIIGPDEHLPDYISEEVTLISVEGDYEIPEKPKWTTFFIGAGKKDKVNKIDIVGFLSNRGELKKEDIGLIEVKDYYSFVAVRKSKASHVLNLIQNQKIKNKKVKIAIAK; via the coding sequence ATGCAAAATGTATACGAAAATATCCTCTCTGCGCTCCAGATCGATGCGCTAAATGAGATGCAAGAGGCATCTATCAAGGCAAATCAGGAAGCAGACAATGTCATCCTGCTCTCAGACACCGGCTCTGGTAAGACCCTGGGCTTCTTAATACCTATACTGGAATCACTGGACAAAACAGTATCCGGTACCCAGGCCCTGATCGTCGTGCCTTCCAGAGAACTGGCCCTTCAGATCGAAAATGTGTGGAAAAATATGCGTACAGGTGTAAAAATCACCTGCTGCTATGGTGGCCATAAGAGAGAGACGGAAGAAAATAACCTCCAGGAAGCACCTGCCCTCATAGTTGGTACCCCTGGCAGACTGGGAGACCACATCCGTAGGGAGAATATCAAACCTGAGACTATCAAAATGCTGGTACTGGACGAGTTTGACAAGTCGCTGGAACTGGGTTTTGTAGATGAACTGGAATTCATCCTCACCGGACTCACCGGACTGAAAAAGCGCCTGCTCACCTCTGCTACCGACACTGTAGAAATACCTGAATTTGTAAACATGGAAAATCCGGTAACGCTGGATTTCCTGAGTGGAGAACCCGCTCCTGCCCTGGCTATTCAGTACCTGGAGAGCCCTGAAAAAGATAAACTCGACACCCTGTTCGAGCTTGTCTGCAAACTGGGTAACCGCTCTACCATCATCTTCTGTAACCACCGTGATGCTGTAGAACGTACCAACTCCCTGCTCAAGGATAAAGGTCTGGTAAGCGTATTCTACCATGGCGCCATGGAGCAGCACGAAAGAGAAGCGGCGCTCGCCAAATTCAGAAATGGCTCCTCCAACCTCCTCGTCACTACCGACCTGGCAGCAAGAGGATTGGATATTCCTAACATCCGTTACATCATTCATTATCACCTGCCTACCACAGAAGCGATCTTTACCCACAGAAACGGTCGTACAGCCAGAATGGATGCCAGTGGCACCGCCATCCTGATCATCGGCCCTGATGAGCACCTGCCGGATTATATCTCCGAAGAGGTGACACTGATCTCTGTAGAAGGTGATTATGAAATTCCTGAAAAGCCAAAATGGACGACCTTTTTTATAGGCGCCGGCAAGAAGGACAAGGTGAATAAGATAGATATCGTAGGCTTCCTGAGCAACAGGGGTGAACTGAAGAAAGAAGATATCGGCTTAATTGAAGTGAAAGATTACTATTCTTTTGTAGCAGTACGAAAGAGCAAGGCCAGTCATGTACTGAACCTCATACAAAATCAAAAGATCAAGAATAAGAAAGTGAAAATAGCTATCGCTAAATAA
- a CDS encoding response regulator has translation MVQHIKPDVGPTSDTVYTHEGMNKSFILIIDDEPDICKLLQLSLVKHGYNVKYVHSLTEGTQYLQQQQPDLLFLDIHLPDGSGLEALPGIKKKCPALPVVTISAYDNGMEKQKALKAGASYFLAKPFNVKSLDELMLNVLSR, from the coding sequence ATGGTACAGCATATTAAACCGGATGTGGGACCCACATCCGACACAGTATATACGCACGAGGGGATGAACAAGTCATTTATTCTGATTATTGACGATGAACCGGATATCTGTAAACTATTACAGTTGAGTCTTGTTAAACATGGATATAATGTAAAATATGTGCATTCACTCACAGAGGGAACGCAGTATTTGCAGCAGCAACAACCGGATTTGCTCTTCCTGGATATCCATCTGCCAGATGGGTCGGGATTGGAAGCATTACCTGGTATTAAGAAAAAATGTCCAGCCCTGCCAGTCGTTACCATTAGCGCTTATGATAATGGTATGGAAAAACAGAAAGCACTCAAGGCCGGCGCCAGTTACTTCCTCGCCAAGCCATTCAATGTAAAAAGCCTGGATGAGCTGATGCTTAACGTGTTAAGCAGATAA
- a CDS encoding sigma-54-dependent transcriptional regulator, producing the protein MRNILIIDDEINICTLLSKFLGKHGFKVDTTMSGATALKMMKEKAFDLVLCDYRLKDTDGAQLLQDILQINPRTIVIIITGYTDVRVAVDMVKNGAYDYLSKPLYPDEILNLVHKAFAHMDSERERENSMPARTYNGSVGERPAAAALADVQNGEMLDKSNKYVYGESAGARELIRQIKLVAPTDYSTIIFGETGTGKESVAHLIHHHSKRHSQPFVALDCGSLSKELAASELFGHEKGAFTGAINTKIGAFEQAHGGTLFLDEVANLSYDIQVALLRVIQEKVIRRVGNLKEIPIDVRIIVASNEKLSESVQKGRFREDLFHRFNEFTIYIPPLRERVEDLSLFVDAFMRQVERELQKNCGKITHEVWDCFNRYNWPGNIRELKNVIRRACLLTPEHEDITLSTLPLEMKESFSQQPSYEEDHQVNMSGELISITNENDLKTVALQAEYNKIINVLKEVKYNKTKAAQLLNIDRKTLYNKLRLLNINY; encoded by the coding sequence ATGAGAAATATTCTGATTATAGACGATGAGATCAATATTTGTACACTGCTTAGTAAGTTTCTGGGCAAACACGGTTTCAAAGTAGATACTACTATGAGCGGTGCCACTGCGCTGAAAATGATGAAGGAGAAAGCATTTGATCTGGTGTTGTGTGACTATCGTTTAAAGGATACAGATGGTGCTCAGTTATTACAGGACATATTGCAAATCAATCCCCGTACAATCGTGATCATCATCACCGGTTATACCGATGTAAGGGTCGCAGTAGATATGGTGAAGAATGGTGCTTATGATTACTTATCAAAACCATTGTATCCGGACGAAATCCTCAACCTTGTACATAAAGCCTTCGCGCACATGGATTCCGAACGCGAAAGGGAAAATTCTATGCCTGCCAGAACTTACAATGGCAGTGTAGGAGAAAGACCTGCCGCTGCTGCGCTTGCAGATGTACAAAATGGCGAGATGCTCGATAAGAGTAATAAATATGTATATGGAGAAAGTGCTGGTGCACGCGAACTAATCCGTCAGATTAAGCTCGTAGCACCTACCGATTATAGTACTATCATATTTGGTGAAACAGGTACGGGTAAAGAATCTGTTGCCCACCTCATTCACCACCATAGTAAACGTCATTCCCAACCTTTTGTAGCACTGGACTGCGGAAGCCTTTCGAAAGAACTGGCTGCAAGTGAATTGTTCGGCCACGAAAAAGGAGCTTTCACCGGTGCGATCAATACCAAGATCGGCGCCTTTGAACAGGCACATGGCGGTACGCTCTTCCTTGATGAAGTGGCAAATCTTTCTTACGATATACAGGTAGCCCTGCTGCGTGTGATCCAGGAAAAAGTGATCCGTCGTGTAGGTAACCTGAAGGAAATTCCGATTGATGTGCGCATCATCGTAGCGAGCAACGAGAAGCTGTCTGAATCTGTACAGAAAGGCCGTTTCCGTGAAGACCTTTTCCATCGCTTCAATGAGTTCACCATTTATATTCCGCCATTGCGTGAGAGAGTAGAAGATCTGTCTTTATTTGTAGATGCTTTCATGCGTCAGGTAGAAAGAGAACTGCAAAAGAACTGTGGTAAGATTACTCATGAAGTATGGGATTGCTTCAACCGTTACAACTGGCCAGGTAATATCCGCGAACTGAAAAACGTGATTCGCCGCGCCTGCCTGTTAACACCGGAACATGAAGATATCACGCTGTCTACATTGCCGCTGGAAATGAAAGAATCATTCTCCCAACAACCATCTTATGAAGAAGATCATCAGGTGAATATGTCAGGTGAACTGATTTCTATTACCAACGAAAATGATCTGAAAACAGTCGCATTGCAGGCTGAATACAATAAGATCATCAATGTACTCAAAGAGGTAAAATACAATAAAACGAAGGCCGCGCAGCTGTTGAATATTGACAGGAAAACCCTGTACAACAAGCTCCGGTTACTGAATATAAATTATTGA
- a CDS encoding low affinity iron permease family protein has protein sequence MKAQQGNGDFFEKFSSKVSHITGSPGAFFLALLAIVIWGITGPVFHYSDTWQLVINTGTTIITFLMVFVIQKSQNKDSKSLQLKLNELIAANKMASNRLIVVEDLSEEELDTLHKYYCKLAEETKKKMSMKESHSVEEAIENADEKIDVEEKK, from the coding sequence ATGAAAGCGCAACAAGGGAATGGAGATTTTTTTGAGAAATTTTCAAGCAAAGTCAGTCATATCACAGGTTCGCCGGGAGCGTTCTTCCTGGCCCTGTTAGCAATAGTTATCTGGGGAATTACGGGACCGGTATTTCATTATTCCGATACATGGCAGCTGGTCATCAATACGGGTACTACTATCATCACATTTCTAATGGTGTTCGTAATACAAAAGTCACAGAATAAAGATTCCAAATCATTACAGTTAAAACTGAATGAATTAATTGCAGCCAATAAAATGGCGAGTAATCGCCTTATTGTGGTCGAAGATTTATCAGAAGAAGAACTGGATACCCTGCATAAATATTATTGTAAGCTGGCGGAGGAAACGAAGAAGAAGATGTCGATGAAAGAGTCACACTCTGTAGAAGAGGCAATCGAAAATGCAGATGAAAAGATAGACGTGGAAGAAAAAAAATAA
- a CDS encoding hybrid sensor histidine kinase/response regulator — protein MTDQPVHILMIDDDEDDFYLVSQLLQDISPGQYDLAWAPTYSKAVEEVERKKHDIYLVDYRLGPYTGIDILHHFQQLQYKAPVIMLTGKGDYSIDKEAMQAGASDYLVKGEISADLLERSIRYALDEARHLRTIEEKEKKYFSVFEKAHDLIILADCDKNVIDANPAAIRTLLYSKEEFLQMNLKKLFFQEEQSRHFFDQICGEDSSLQTEYNFVTKEGKKLDVMVSAVMLDEAEQIFLCIAQDITERKREELEKQQQQKFIVTGRIARVIAHEVRNPLTNILLAVSQFKGEPVSVEESQVYVDIIERNCTRINQLITELLSSTRMIELNIHAHGANELTEKALLLAKDRLQLNEIKVNKEYIYPDIMVPADEEKVIIALLNIIINAIEAMTPGKGVLTINTERLKDKAIIMISDNGPGIPEETKMRLFDPFFTNKPKGTGLGLTSTQNIIMNHKGTVHVESEIDKGSVFTVVLPAN, from the coding sequence ATGACTGATCAACCTGTTCACATATTGATGATCGATGATGACGAAGATGACTTTTATCTGGTAAGCCAGTTATTGCAGGACATCTCTCCGGGTCAGTACGATCTGGCCTGGGCACCTACTTACTCAAAAGCAGTAGAGGAAGTAGAGCGGAAAAAGCATGATATCTACCTCGTAGATTATCGCCTGGGACCATATACAGGTATCGACATCCTCCATCACTTCCAACAGCTGCAATACAAGGCACCTGTGATTATGCTCACGGGTAAAGGGGATTACAGTATAGATAAGGAGGCGATGCAGGCAGGTGCCTCTGACTACCTCGTAAAAGGAGAAATCAGTGCTGACCTCCTGGAACGCTCCATCCGCTATGCCCTGGATGAGGCCCGCCACCTGCGCACCATCGAGGAAAAAGAAAAAAAATACTTTAGTGTGTTTGAAAAAGCACACGACCTCATCATACTCGCAGATTGTGACAAGAACGTCATCGATGCAAACCCCGCAGCCATCAGGACCCTGCTGTATAGCAAGGAAGAATTCCTGCAGATGAATTTGAAAAAACTATTTTTCCAGGAAGAACAAAGCCGCCACTTCTTCGACCAAATCTGTGGAGAAGACAGTAGTCTGCAAACAGAGTATAACTTCGTGACCAAGGAAGGTAAAAAACTGGATGTAATGGTCAGCGCAGTGATGCTGGACGAAGCAGAACAGATCTTCCTCTGTATTGCACAGGATATCACCGAGCGAAAAAGAGAAGAACTTGAAAAGCAGCAGCAACAGAAGTTCATCGTCACCGGCCGTATTGCCCGCGTGATTGCTCATGAGGTAAGAAATCCGCTCACCAATATCCTGCTTGCCGTAAGCCAGTTCAAAGGTGAACCGGTGAGTGTGGAAGAAAGCCAGGTATATGTAGATATCATTGAGCGCAACTGTACCCGCATCAATCAGCTTATTACCGAACTGCTCAGTTCTACCCGTATGATAGAGCTGAACATCCATGCACATGGTGCAAATGAACTAACAGAAAAAGCATTGCTGCTGGCGAAAGACAGGTTGCAACTGAATGAAATAAAAGTCAATAAGGAATACATTTACCCCGACATCATGGTTCCTGCTGATGAAGAAAAAGTAATCATTGCATTACTCAACATCATCATTAATGCTATTGAGGCGATGACACCAGGTAAGGGCGTACTCACAATTAATACAGAGCGCCTGAAAGACAAGGCGATTATCATGATCAGTGATAATGGTCCAGGCATACCTGAAGAGACGAAAATGAGGCTGTTTGACCCCTTCTTTACTAACAAACCGAAAGGTACCGGCCTGGGGTTAACAAGTACACAAAATATTATAATGAACCATAAAGGAACCGTACATGTAGAAAGTGAGATTGATAAAGGCAGTGTATTTACGGTCGTTTTGCCCGCTAACTAA
- a CDS encoding response regulator, giving the protein MSSIKPAGKISILIADDDADDRELIKAAFEENSTDHQISFVENGEELLLYLKRSGRYADETLHPLPHIILLDLNMPKKDGREALKEVKADPLLKCIPVIILTTSMEEKDIAKSYELGVNSYIIKPVTFSGLVEFTSILSKYWFEIAELPNI; this is encoded by the coding sequence ATGAGCAGTATTAAGCCTGCCGGAAAAATTAGCATCCTTATTGCTGATGATGATGCAGACGACCGGGAACTGATCAAGGCCGCTTTTGAAGAAAACAGTACAGATCATCAGATTAGCTTCGTGGAAAACGGGGAAGAGCTGTTGCTCTACCTGAAGCGGAGTGGGCGGTATGCGGATGAAACGCTACACCCACTTCCACACATCATACTGCTGGACCTCAATATGCCCAAGAAGGATGGTCGTGAGGCATTAAAAGAGGTAAAGGCTGATCCCTTATTAAAATGTATACCTGTTATCATTCTTACTACCTCCATGGAAGAAAAGGATATTGCTAAGAGCTACGAGCTGGGTGTAAATAGTTATATCATCAAACCGGTAACTTTTTCAGGTCTCGTAGAATTTACCAGTATATTAAGTAAATATTGGTTCGAAATTGCAGAACTGCCAAACATTTAA
- a CDS encoding ATP-binding protein, translating into MNHTIEVSKRLEVITKQVKDAEAAIRGFSITRDTAFLRPSMQERSIKIEEEYLHLRQVTKGSPQQQLHLDTLKQLLDNKYKQLAAGETKWRSFRKDTSSVQEGEKSMDKIDRKVQDMMKIEEQHLPEKSEMQRFYSMIWVPAIFISSLIAIFIGIYSYLTLTREYRLQLHIESRLKSYQRDLQQNISLLNKSNEELEQFAYVASHDLQEPLRKISTFSDRLQMKYGSQLPTEANELLERMGGAVARMRVLINDLLLFSRAGRITPENIVKTDLNTLLQQVSSDLEESLQEKKGTIHSEVLPAIEGNPTSLQQLIQNILTNAIKFASPERQLAINIRYQLLKGAALDVPIRENQLEDTFCRLSFEDNGIGFEPAYAERIFLLFQRLHGMSEYSGTGIGLAICKKITDSHHGYIKAYGEAGKGARFIVILPLTQTHQDEQY; encoded by the coding sequence ATGAACCACACCATTGAAGTATCCAAAAGGCTGGAAGTAATCACCAAGCAGGTAAAAGATGCGGAAGCTGCAATCCGCGGTTTTAGCATCACCAGGGACACTGCCTTCCTGCGTCCCAGTATGCAGGAACGTAGCATCAAGATTGAAGAAGAATACCTGCATCTGCGCCAGGTGACAAAAGGTTCGCCGCAACAACAGCTACACCTTGATACCCTGAAACAACTCCTGGATAATAAATACAAACAACTCGCCGCCGGCGAAACCAAATGGCGTTCTTTCCGGAAAGACACTTCCTCTGTACAGGAAGGTGAAAAATCAATGGATAAGATAGACCGGAAAGTACAGGATATGATGAAGATCGAAGAACAACACCTGCCCGAAAAATCAGAGATGCAGCGATTCTATTCTATGATATGGGTGCCTGCTATATTTATTTCTTCACTCATTGCCATCTTCATAGGTATCTATTCCTATTTGACCCTTACACGGGAATATCGCTTGCAATTACACATTGAATCAAGATTAAAATCTTACCAGCGGGACCTGCAACAAAACATCAGTCTGTTAAATAAATCCAACGAAGAACTGGAACAATTCGCCTATGTAGCCAGTCATGACCTGCAGGAACCTTTGCGCAAGATCTCTACCTTCAGCGACCGGTTGCAAATGAAATACGGCTCTCAACTCCCCACTGAAGCCAATGAGCTATTGGAACGAATGGGAGGCGCTGTGGCCCGGATGCGGGTATTGATCAATGACCTGCTGCTTTTTTCAAGAGCAGGCCGCATTACCCCTGAGAATATTGTAAAAACAGACCTGAATACCCTGCTTCAACAGGTAAGCAGTGACCTGGAAGAAAGCCTCCAGGAAAAGAAAGGGACTATTCATTCAGAAGTGCTGCCTGCAATAGAAGGCAACCCCACCTCTTTGCAACAGCTTATTCAGAACATTCTGACAAATGCAATTAAGTTCGCCAGCCCAGAGCGGCAACTGGCAATCAATATCCGTTATCAGCTCCTAAAAGGTGCTGCACTGGACGTCCCCATAAGAGAAAATCAACTGGAAGATACCTTCTGCCGCCTTTCATTTGAAGATAATGGTATAGGATTTGAACCGGCCTATGCCGAGCGCATCTTTTTGCTTTTTCAGCGGTTACATGGCATGAGCGAATACTCAGGGACTGGTATTGGCCTGGCTATCTGTAAAAAAATCACAGACAGTCATCATGGTTACATCAAAGCTTATGGAGAAGCAGGCAAGGGCGCCAGGTTTATAGTTATATTACCACTTACCCAAACCCATCAGGATGAGCAGTATTAA
- a CDS encoding ferritin-like domain-containing protein produces MATTTKKKAASKSAMPESKFHKLFMDELKDIYWAEKNLVKALGKMAKAATSQELINAIIDHQEQTKGHVERLEQVFEMLGQAPRAKKCEAMEGLIAEGQEVVEDTEEDTAVRDAGIIICSQKIEHYEISAYGSLRTLAHIMGHDDVASVLEQTLGEEKEADSLLTQIAESSINEEAAAE; encoded by the coding sequence ATGGCAACGACTACCAAAAAAAAGGCAGCATCAAAAAGCGCCATGCCTGAATCAAAATTCCATAAGCTCTTCATGGATGAGCTGAAAGATATTTATTGGGCTGAAAAAAATCTTGTAAAGGCACTGGGCAAAATGGCTAAAGCAGCCACTTCCCAGGAACTGATCAATGCTATTATTGATCACCAGGAGCAAACTAAAGGACATGTCGAAAGACTGGAACAGGTATTCGAAATGCTCGGACAAGCACCAAGAGCCAAGAAATGCGAAGCCATGGAAGGCCTGATCGCAGAAGGTCAGGAAGTAGTAGAAGATACAGAAGAAGATACAGCAGTAAGAGATGCAGGTATCATCATCTGTTCCCAGAAAATTGAACACTACGAAATCTCAGCTTATGGTAGCCTGCGTACACTCGCACATATCATGGGACATGATGATGTAGCATCTGTGCTGGAGCAGACACTGGGCGAAGAAAAAGAAGCAGACAGTCTGCTCACACAAATAGCAGAATCTTCTATCAATGAAGAAGCTGCAGCAGAATAG